The Streptomyces capitiformicae genome contains the following window.
CGGGTGTGGAACCACCGTGACGAGGGGTCCGGCGTCGTGGACACGTACATCTACTACTTGCGCCGGAAACTGGGCGAACCCGGGCAGTCCCTCATACGTACCGTGCGGGGAGTGGGTTACCAGCTGTGCACGAACTGAACGACGACGGCTCCCCGCACTCCCGGTAAAGCGGGGCGCAGCCCCTGCTTTCAGGGGCACGGGGAACTGCGCGACAAGCCCCCACCCACCCGCGCCCGCCGACGAACCATCCCGACCGAGCTGGAAGGCGGGGCGGGGTCGAAGGGGCGGCAGCCCCCGGGATGGGACGGGTAGGGGCGGCGAGGGCGAGAAACTGCTGGGCGGAAGCAAAGGGTTGGACACGGGATGAGTGGGTTCACCGGGCTGGGCGGGAACATCAGGGCCGCCGGATTTCTCGCGACGGCCGCGCCACACGAGCAGGCCCACGCCCCCCGCCTCCCCGGCCCACCCGTGGAACAGCCCATCCGCCCCGACCGAGCGTGCGGGCGCACCGTCGGCTTCTGGCTGATCTCCACCCTCGCCACCCTCGGCGCGGTGGCCGCCGTGTCCGCCCACACACTCGCCCACCACCTCACCGCCCGCACCGACGAACAGATCGCGAGGTTCAGCCGCCTCGCCCGCGACCCCGCCACCCCGCCCCCGTCGGCGTCGACCCTGGACAAGAACTGCCTCGTACTCGTCCTCGACGCCGAGGGCCGGGTCGTCGAGCGCTACCGGGGCTCCGCCGACCTGCCCGCCTTCCCTAGCCTCACCCCGGCACGGCTGAAGGCGTACGCCACCCGCGCCCGCCCCTCCGCGTTCGGCGACAGCTACCGCGCCCAGGTGGCCCACCTCCGCCAAACCAAAGACACCGGTGGCCGCTACGTCGTCACCGCCCGGACCACCACCGCCGACCGACGAGCCGTCGAGCGGCTCCTCCAGGTCGAGAGCGTCGCCGCACTGCCCCTGCTCGGCAGCGTCCTGTTCGGCGCCCGGTGCCTCGGCCGCCGGGAGGTCAGGGAGCGCCGGGAGAGCGAGCGGCGGCTGCGCGAGTTCATGGCCTCCGCCGGACACGAGCTGCGCAACCCGCTGACCACGATCTCCGGGTACGCCGAACTCGCCCGCGTCGGCGACCCCGCGTACGAGCCCATGCGGCAGGAGGCACTCGGCCGGATCGCCACCGAGGTCGGCCGGATGAGCACCCTCATCGACGAACTCGTCCTGCTGACCCGCCTCGACCTCGGCCAGCCCCTGCAACTGACCTGCGTGGACCTGGCCCAGCTGTGCCGCGACGCCGCCTCCGCCGCCCGCGACTGCCACCCCGACCATCCCGTACGGCTGCTCCTCGCCCCCGGCGACCACACCGTCACCGGCGACCCGCTACGGCTCCACCAACTCGTCGCCAACCTGCTGAACAACGCCCGCGTCCACACCCCGCCCGGTACGACGACCACGCTCGGCCTCGGTACGGAGGACGGCTACCGCGTCATCGAGGTCATGGACAACGGCCCAGGCATCCCCCGCGAACTCAGCGCCCGTCTCTTCGAGCCCTTCGTGCGCGGGGAGGAGACGAAGGCCGCCGGCAGCGGACTCGGCCTCAGCATCGTCGCGGCCATCGCGACGGCCCACGGCGGCACCGTCGCCCTCGAACCGTCCCACCAGGGCGCGTGGTTCAGAGTGCTGCTCCCGGCCCCGGCGTGAACCACTCCTGACTCCCGCGTAACGTGAGGCTGGCTGTGGGGGGCGGTTATTACCATCACTTGACAGATCTCTGATCATTCTCTGATCCAGATCCGATCGTTTCCGGAGCCACGCCCGATTAAGTGAGTGATGTGCGAGGCGCGCCAACGGCGTGACCTCGGACAACTCCCCCTCCGAGGTCGGCCCGGCATTCGCCCAGATCGACGGCTCATCGATCGACGACGAACGGAACGATGGCTCAATCGGCCCGGCTCGACTAACCGGGCACGTGCTGGGCCGACCTCAACTCCGCGAGCCGCTGCCGCACATGGGCCAGCGCCCCGTCCCGCCGTCCCGGCACCCGCTCCCGCAACCCGGCCAGCACCAGCCCCAGTTCATGGGCCCGGCCCACGTCGGTCACCTGCGCCCACTGATGATGCGCCCGGTCGACGGCCGCCTCCACCGCCGGATCTCCCGTCGTCTGCCCCGCCGCCAACCGCGCCACGGCCAACCCCAGCCACACCTCACAACTGCGCGCCGCGTCCCCCGCGAGCATCGCCAGATCCGCCCGCACCTCCCGCCAGTGCCACACCTCGGCCGCCCCGTCCCCGAACTCCCGCACGGCCTCCTGCTCCCGCAGCACGGCCAACGCGTCGGCTTCGGAATGCCGCCCGGCTTCGACGGCGGCGGTGATGGCGAAGTGGGGGTCGGTAGTCGCGGGCACACTCAGCCCGTCCGGCGTTTGAGGACGAGGCCGAAGGCCGATCTGGGGGTCTGGGGGCGGAGCAGCCCCCAGGGGACGGGATTGGGTAGGGGCGGCGGGGGCGAATCCTCCTGGGGAACCACCCACCCCGGGCGCCGTGGCGTCCCAGGCCAGCACGACATCCCCGTACCCCCCCGTCCGCGCCAGCACCTGCTCGTGCAGCACGCCAGGGGCAGGCCGCTGCCCACTCCGCAGTATCGTCGCGAGCACCTTCATATACGTCGGCACGGCCACCCCCCGCCGCAAGGCCGACGCCGCCGACGACGGCGGCGGCGCGATCCGCCCGTAGACACTCACCCCCGGCCCCACCCCGAGCGGCCGCCCCGCCATCTGCCGCCACACGTCACCGTCCGCGTGCAGATCGAGGAACAGCGTCGTGGACCCGGGCGTACGCAACCGCAGCTCCTCCACCAGCCAGTGCCACGGAAACGCGGTGTAACGGACGGTCGCGGGAGTCGTCCGCGCCAGCGCGAGGTGGACGAGCCGCTGCTTGCGGTCGAGTTGGAGCTGGCCGGTGAGGTAGACGGTGAGCGGCCCGGGCGCGGTGGCCGCTGCGCGCAGCCGGGTGAGGACGGCCTGCGGCTCCAGCGGATCGGCCAGCTCGACCACGTTCGCCGTACCCGTGCCGGACAGCACCTCGGGCGCGACGGCCGCGAGCACGGGAAGCACGGAGGCCGCGTCCACCAGGCACCCTTTGCCCACCGGCGAGGCCGCGAGCAGCAGCACGGTTCCGGGCATCGTTCCCTCCCCATCGATCACGTACACCGATCACGTACGCCATCCAGCACCGTAACCGCTGCGCGTGCAAACGGGGAAAGGGGCGGGTGGGAGCCCCTGTTCGGCCCCGCTCAGTGGGCCCGACCCGCACGGCGTACGGCGAAGATCGTCGTGTCGTCGTCCAGGTGGCCCCCGGTGTGGGCGAGAACGCCCTCGTGGACGAGGCGGACCAGGGTGTCGGGTTCGGTGGCGCGCGGGTCGGCGGCGAGCGCTCCGGCGACGTACTCGCGGAGCGGGAAGAACGCGCCGCCGCCGTCGCGGGCCTCGGTCACGCCGTCGGTGACGAGGAGGAGGGTCTCGTCGGGAGCGAGCCGGACGGTGGACGAGGGGTGCGGCCGCGGGTCCAACTCGCTGAGCCCCAGCGGGAGTCCGTCGCGCAGGGGGAGCAGGCGTACGCCGTCGGGGGAGACCAGGAGCGGGGGTTCGTGGCCGAAGTTGATGACGCCCACGGTGACCGTGTCGGGGCCGGTGAGGTCCGGCCCCCAGTCGGTGCGCTCGCTGCGCAGCTCGGGGAAGTCGAGGAGGACGGCGGTCGCGAAGCGCTCGGCGTCGTCGCGGCCGATGTGCGCGCAGTAGCGCAGATGCCGCACCATCCGGGTCTCCAGCCGCTCGGCCACGACCTCCGCTCCGGGCTCGTGGTACGCCGCCTCACGGAATGTGCCGAGCAGTACGGACGCCGCCTCCACCGCCGTGATCCCCTTGCCCTGGACATCGCCGATGACGACGCGCGTGCCGTGCGGGCTCGGCTGGATGTCGTAGAAGTCGCCGCCGACGCGGGCCTGGCTGTCGGCGGCGAGGTACACCTCGGCGTGGTCGAGGCCGCCGACGTCCGGGGGCAGCCGGCGCAGCAGGATACGGCGGGTGGTCTCGACGACGGCCCGCATGTGCAGCATCCGCTCCTGCCCCCGCAGCCGTACCGTGCAGGCCAGCACGGACAGCAGCCCGCCCAGGGCGACGAGGATGAAGTCGGGCAGTCCGGTGCGGGAGTCGTCGCCGAGGACGTACAGGAACATCGCGAGCCCGGCGAACACCCCCGTCGTCCACACCTGGCAGACGGCCGCGGCGATGCCCGGCACGAGCACCAGCCACGAGATGACCCGGAAGTCGCCGCCGGTCGCCCAGTCGAGCAGCGGTACGGCGCAGAGCACCACCAGCGGCGGAAGCCAGGCGATGCTGCGCCCGCGGACCCGCAGCAGCTGCTGCCGCTCGACGAGCTCGACGAGGTCCGGCTCCCGGCGCACACGCGGCATCGGCATCGGCAACCGCATCCGCGTCCGCATCCGCGTCCGCATCCGCATCCGCATGGGCCACAGCGAAACACGGCGGTACGGGCCTCGCATCCCGACTTGCCAGGGGTGCCTCTCAGGTGTGCCCTGGTATCGGGGCGGAGGGAAGAGAGGAGTGCTCCCATGGCTCAACCGGCACCCACACCGGGCAGGCGGCCGGGCACACCCGTACCGAGGACGTCGGGCGTACCGGGCGTACCGGCGTCGAGGACCCCGAGCACGCCGGACATCTTCGCCGAGCGCACCCACACCGTCACGCGCTGGGTCCTGCCCATGCTCCTCGGCCTCGTCTACGGCTACTGGGCGGCGGCCAACAACCGCAGCGGCGGCCCCATCACCGGCTGGAACCTCCTCTTCGGCTTCGCGACGGCGATCGTCTTCGCGGCGCTCTACCTCGCCGTACAAGCTGTCGCACCCCGCCTGCGCCGCGAGCAGCACGCCCTGCTCTGGGCCGCCTTCGCGGGCTGCGCCTTCGGGTTCCTGTACCAGCAGGCGGGCCACACCGTGGTGCGCTCCACGATCATGGCGCTCGGTATCGCGGCGGCGGTCTTCGCGGTGGCCTTCTACCGGTACTACACGCACGAGGACGCGGCGGGGCGCCGGGCGGGGTGAGCCCTAGTAGGGCTCGTTGCGAAAGTCCCGTCGTCCGCCCGGAGGGCGGGCCGAGCGGCGTCATGGGGGTCCCCCCGCTCGAGCGAAGCCGAGAGTGGGGGAGCGTGCTCTCGGCGTGCCGGGCGGAAGGCCCTGTAGATGGACTGGATGTACGTGGGCTTTCGCCCGGTGCGGCGGTGGGGGCCCCTCCCGCTCATGGGGGCCCCTCCCGCTCATGGGGCCCCTCCCGCTCGAGCGAAGCCGAGAGTCGGGGAGAAGCCGAGAGTGGGGGAGAAGCCGAGAGTGGGGGAGCGTGCCAGGCGTCGGGCGGCAGGCGGGACTTTCGCAACACGCCCCAGGGGTGTGGGGGAAGCCCCTGGGCGTCGCGTCGACGGCGGGCCGCCCCGTTCGGCTTGTCCTGTGGGGCCATTCGCAGGCATGCGGGGCGTGAGCGCTCGCGTGGGGGCGGCCGGGGGACTTGCCTGAAGGGGTGTACCCACGCGCTCGCGGCACTCTGTCGGCCGTGCTGACCCTGCTCGCCTGCCTGCTGGCGCCGGTGGGCGCGCTGGCCGCGTGGGCGACGTACGAGATCGCGGACCGGGGCCGGTACGAGCGGGTCGTGGCGCCGCTGGCGGCCGACCCGGACGT
Protein-coding sequences here:
- a CDS encoding sensor histidine kinase, producing MSGFTGLGGNIRAAGFLATAAPHEQAHAPRLPGPPVEQPIRPDRACGRTVGFWLISTLATLGAVAAVSAHTLAHHLTARTDEQIARFSRLARDPATPPPSASTLDKNCLVLVLDAEGRVVERYRGSADLPAFPSLTPARLKAYATRARPSAFGDSYRAQVAHLRQTKDTGGRYVVTARTTTADRRAVERLLQVESVAALPLLGSVLFGARCLGRREVRERRESERRLREFMASAGHELRNPLTTISGYAELARVGDPAYEPMRQEALGRIATEVGRMSTLIDELVLLTRLDLGQPLQLTCVDLAQLCRDAASAARDCHPDHPVRLLLAPGDHTVTGDPLRLHQLVANLLNNARVHTPPGTTTTLGLGTEDGYRVIEVMDNGPGIPRELSARLFEPFVRGEETKAAGSGLGLSIVAAIATAHGGTVALEPSHQGAWFRVLLPAPA
- a CDS encoding PP2C family protein-serine/threonine phosphatase, translated to MRMRTRMRTRMRLPMPMPRVRREPDLVELVERQQLLRVRGRSIAWLPPLVVLCAVPLLDWATGGDFRVISWLVLVPGIAAAVCQVWTTGVFAGLAMFLYVLGDDSRTGLPDFILVALGGLLSVLACTVRLRGQERMLHMRAVVETTRRILLRRLPPDVGGLDHAEVYLAADSQARVGGDFYDIQPSPHGTRVVIGDVQGKGITAVEAASVLLGTFREAAYHEPGAEVVAERLETRMVRHLRYCAHIGRDDAERFATAVLLDFPELRSERTDWGPDLTGPDTVTVGVINFGHEPPLLVSPDGVRLLPLRDGLPLGLSELDPRPHPSSTVRLAPDETLLLVTDGVTEARDGGGAFFPLREYVAGALAADPRATEPDTLVRLVHEGVLAHTGGHLDDDTTIFAVRRAGRAH